The following DNA comes from Meles meles chromosome 8, mMelMel3.1 paternal haplotype, whole genome shotgun sequence.
CTTCTCACATCAGctcaactaattttttaaaaaatattttcctgttcaCCCAGCCATTTTGGCATTATCTTCTTGAAAAATTTCACTTATCTCTATCCTCTGGAGGCTTATTATGAGTTAACATAGTATCTTTTATTTTAGCAGCATGAAATTAAATGGATTATTACTTCACTTATTTCAGCACCTAGcttttacttaattatcatttaCAAATGTATACCTGCCACTTTTAATGGACTAATGGAAATTATATGGTCCATGTTAAATTACACTtaacaaaataaatccaaaattattCTTGTACATAATATAaaactgtataattttttttttgcccaaaTGCAGGATTTCAATAACAGcaatatttcttcttttggttGTTTATTTGGACCTATATGATTCTTGAATACCTATTTTTCATTACTTCCAACTTGTCTGCTCACTCAATATAATAATTAGAAGTCTCAGTGGTTTCACAGGttaaattaattttgagttaatgaaAATAAACCATATTTGGAACATTTTTCACATAAATGTGTTGTACGCTATACAAAAAATtatgacaattaaaaaataattttaccaatTTATGGGTTGAAGAAATAATCAGAAACCCatatttaagtaattaaaaagcAGACAAGAAAATTAAGTGATTATAGCCCCCAAAATATAAAGTATTTGTAGACTCTGTACATAAGATAAAGTAAGTGTAAAAAAGCTCCATTAGAGAGCAGAGAACATGACCTAAAATAGGATATGTCTAAAAATCAATCTCAGGATAACTGGATTTTCTCTCCCAAACATTCTTTCAATTGTTAATGttactagaaaataaaacatgtagtGGAAGGAATATATTATTGCCATTTACTTATGAAATATCTTGGTCTTAATATATGATCCCACCAGATACTGGGGACGGGGAATGTAGAATGAATCTAGCCAATGAGCAGCCACCTGGTGCAGAAGATTGTAGGCAAGCTACTCAGAGGATGGACAAATGATCTCAGAGAACAAACTGTCATTCTACTGCGGGGTGTCCAGGCCAGGCAACCACTCAGGACCTGGGAGTGAAAGTAAAGCCCACAGGTGCATAGACAACACCCATGACATCACAAACACCTCTCTGGGCAATTGAGAGATATCTATAAGAGGAAATCCATAAGCTTATTATAAAGAATGTAAGTCAGATTCATCCACTGAACGTTGATGTACCTCCTATGGAGCTATGCACTGATTAAACTCAGCAGCAGCTGAATGCATGTGTATGTAACTTGGCCCTATGTGTCAGCCCAAGAgaatggaagggaaagaaaagttaaaCATTTTGAAGACCAGAGAAGGGAATATGAGAGTTGTAACTGGTGCATTCTAATGAGATGACACCACTCCCGATATCATATTTTGGACAAACTCACACTTCTTTATTAATGAATATAAAAGTATATGCAGAGAATGATATGGGGGAAGAAAGATAGTGAGTTGATAGCTGCAATTAAAACAGTAGTCCTGAAATTTGATTTAAGCCTTTCCCCCATAAGATtactcaataaattaaaatgtaaatctattttaaattcaaattgttTTACACATAAGTGACATATAACAATCTCTTACAAACCACAAGTGGTGAAATAAAGATGCAGGAGAAAAATAAGTGAACAACTGCAAATATTCTATATGGTTAGTTTCGTGTGATATTGGGACTTTTGGTTCTAAACACTGAGTCTCTTTCATTCTCTAACCAAGATTTCATTAGAAGTAAGCCCTATTTgagaaaacccagcaaaaataGACAATAATTACATGAAATCCCTGAGTCCATATATAAGACTGGTAAATTATTTGTACATAAATGGGTCCACGCACTTGAGTATTAACAGAAAGCAATTACTTAGAAATATCCTAATGAAAAATGTAGGATTCAATCAACCTAGATAGTTCATTTAATACCTAGTTCAGAAAATGTACCAAGCCtatcagagaaaggaagggaaccTTGTTCTGGTAGTTACATTCCATAAAGCTTTCTTTACTTCCTTATTCCTGAGGCTGTAGATCAGAGGATTCAACATGGGGATCACCATCGTGTAGAACACAGAAGCCACTTTGTCCTGACCCAGGGAGTAGCTGGAACTAGGTCTCAGATAGGTATATATGGCAGTGGCATAGAACAGAGTTATAGCTGTCAGGTGGGACCCACAGGTTGAGAGGGCTTTGCGCCTCCCCTCCCTCGAATGCATATGGAAGATAGAAAAGAGAATGTAGGAGTAGGTGGTGAGGATGACCACCAGACTTCCCACCATATTCACACCAGCAAATGTGGAAAGAATGCTTTCATTTAGGCGTGTGTCAGAACATGAGAGCCTAAAAAGTGGAGGGCTGTCACAGAAGAAATGACGAATGACATTGGAACTGCAGAATGGCAAGCTGCTCACATAACTTGTGTTAACCATGGAGTTCAAGAATCCTGCTGTAAAAGCCCCTGCTGCCATTTTGAGGCAAACTGTCCTGGACATGACCAGGGAGTAAAGTAGAGGGTTGCATATGGCCACATAACGGTCATAGGCCATTAACCCGAAGAGGATGCACTCAATTGTAGCCAAGGTGATGAAGAAGTACAGTTGCAGAAAGCAGCCAGCAAAGGAGATGGTTTTCTCCTCTGATAATAGGTCCACCAGCATCTTAGGGGTGATGGTGGAGGAGTAACTAACATCCACCAAGGACAGGTTagccaggaagaaatacatgggtgtgtgaagTTGGGAATCGATCCTGATTAAGAGGATCATCCCCACATTCCCCAGAACTGTAAGAGTGTAAATCaccagaaaaagcaaaaagaggaCAATCTGTAGCTCCATCGTGTCTGCTAATCCCAACAAAATGAACTCGGTCGGTGAAGTGTGGTTTCTTCTGGTCATTTGTTGCACATATAGTTTGCTTAAGCCTGCACCAGGTGTAAATATTTTCCTCTCCTAAGtttataagaaatagaaatgttaaTGAGGTCATTCACCCATGGGGGAGAAGCACAACCTAGGATAATACAACACAGTAAATTGAGTGATGGAGGAAGAGGAAATTGGGTGACAAATAGACCAGCCTTTGAATTTAATGAACAAGTGCCTGAATTCAATCAAGATTGGGGATCTCTCAAATCACTAGTGCAGGACCACACACCCCCATTCAGTTTCCCCAAAGCTACTTACATGATAATATTCTCTCAGTACAATCTATGTCcaaatgaaactataaaaatatccTTGCTGACATCTCTCTCATTCACTGAGCAGGTATGTGAgtttagctctattttttatcctttccctTTATCCTCAAAACCACTCTGAATATTCTTTAACTCTAAAATTCATGCGTTCCTTTCCAGAAATCACTCTTTACCATTTGAAGCAGCAGCCATACTGACCAATTCTAATAATCAGTATTTAGACTcctatcatttatttaaaaatgattttcttatgttttaaaagTGATCCCAAATCTGTTCCCATTACAAAGTTCACTTCTAAATAACATCCTTAGCAGGAGACATGCAACCTGTCCAACTCAGTGAGTTTTTTGGAAAAAGTGAGTTTTTCAGCACAAAATCTTGATCACTTTCTTCCCAGTGTCTTACCTGGGGAgtctaggatttcctttttttatgagaTGTTCTCCGATCAAATGGAGTttgcagaaaaaggaagaaaatttcatttttaaaagtaaatgaaatacaGTAAGCATTCAATTTACTTTTTTGTAAACATTTCAAATGGCTTCTGAGTAAATACACACCGCcacacttttattttgttttcgtAAGGAAGAATGAGTAACCATGGGACTAGATTATAGGTAATTGTGAGTCAGACCTCTAGAGACAGACACTCCAGTCTCAAAAGTACACAGTATATGATCACAGGTAGATATATGGAATCAAACATTATATGGGGTTTGCATCACAAAGTAATTCCTGATCtctatgttactttaaaaaagtcttactgaagtaaaaaaaattaagtaataataCTTTTAATTGGTTGCTGATACTGCTTCTCCCTTTATATTTTTAGCTTATCCCAAATGTATACAAAATCCAGtaccaaattatttttcttcctttgttcaaAATTTTAGTAATtgaaaagaatattctttctgtttccttttgtgtaaaattgtatttttgcatatttgtgtgtgtgtgcatgcaatacaatagatttcatttatttatttgacagacagatcacaagtaggcagagaggcaggcagagagagaggctccctgctgagcagagaccttgatgcagggcttgatcccaggaccctgagatcatgacctgagcgaaggcagaggcttaacctcctgagccaccaggcacccccacacaCGCCCTTTGTCTGAGTAAGTGTATCTCTCCATTCAGCTCTCTCTTGAGTGAAAATAATGAGAAGGAGAAACTAACTTAAGTGcacaatatttaaagaaatactaaaccctgggcaaataatacaaTGGACAAGAAAACGAACTCatgtttttatgatttcagaatTGTGTTAGATTTTGAAAATATTGCCTATGATTCTGTACCTAGAAGGGGATGACATGACAGATTTTCCA
Coding sequences within:
- the LOC123948025 gene encoding olfactory receptor 5F1-like, with protein sequence MTRRNHTSPTEFILLGLADTMELQIVLFLLFLVIYTLTVLGNVGMILLIRIDSQLHTPMYFFLANLSLVDVSYSSTITPKMLVDLLSEEKTISFAGCFLQLYFFITLATIECILFGLMAYDRYVAICNPLLYSLVMSRTVCLKMAAGAFTAGFLNSMVNTSYVSSLPFCSSNVIRHFFCDSPPLFRLSCSDTRLNESILSTFAGVNMVGSLVVILTTYSYILFSIFHMHSREGRRKALSTCGSHLTAITLFYATAIYTYLRPSSSYSLGQDKVASVFYTMVIPMLNPLIYSLRNKEVKKALWNVTTRTRFPSFL